Proteins from a single region of Pyrus communis chromosome 6, drPyrComm1.1, whole genome shotgun sequence:
- the LOC137737763 gene encoding protein BPS1, chloroplastic-like yields MYLTEISNFPSLLPFRGAKKHSVPSNLDLISSSFDDAVLRRLKSLGPPSISLSWLSKAVDFLASTHSEARNLISDLKVAPPLDDSLAWYLDNSVKLLDLCNSISSEIERLRQRRLHLTFVLHLLGDGKGEELPSPENLHRSRKSLSDFDRGASSGFGKRSNAEVLVRDLNVGLTRLSNAPRGKISSVAKLVRRTVRAVGLVTVFIAGIAVSTIHGSPDMVRVRASAEFPWAESFNEFESAVWAEFKRRSGRSNDEKLKGMLEELDDVGTRVKDACGVVDDLAGVAEVNKEEKERLDEVVKELEKATASFSDGLDRLSNGVNVMFDGVLRNRNHMTENVRVSGVGKKP; encoded by the coding sequence ATGTACCTAACGGAAATCTCCAACTTCCCGTCACTCCTTCCCTTCCGCGGTGCTAAGAAACATTCCGTTCCATCCAATTTGGATCTCATCTCTAGCTCCTTTGATGACGCTGTGCTCCGCCGCTTGAAATCTCTCGGTCCGCCGTCCATCAGCTTGTCCTGGCTCTCCAAGGCCGTTGATTTTCTCGCCTCGACTCACTCCGAAGCGAGAAACCTCATCTCCGATCTCAAGGTCGCGCCGCCTCTCGATGACTCGCTCGCTTGGTATTTGGACAACAGCGTCAAGCTCTTGGACCTCTGCAACTCCATCTCTTCCGAGATCGAACGCCTTCGCCAGCGCCGCCTTCATCTCACCTTCGTCCTTCACCTTCTCGGCGACGGAAAGGGTGAAGAGCTCCCGTCGCCGGAGAATCTGCACCGATCTCGCAAATCTCTATCCGATTTTGATCGCGGTGCTTCTTCTGGCTTTGGAAAGCGGAGCAACGCCGAAGTCTTGGTCAGAGATCTGAACGTGGGCCTGACTCGCCTGAGCAACGCGCCACGTGGCAAGATCTCGAGCGTGGCAAAGCTCGTGCGTCGAACAGTGCGCGCGGTGGGACTGGTAACTGTGTTCATCGCTGGAATCGCGGTGTCGACAATTCACGGATCTCCGGATATGGTTAGGGTCCGAGCCTCGGCGGAGTTTCCATGGGCCGAGTCGTTCAACGAGTTTGAATCGGCAGTCTGGGCCGAGTTCAAACGGCGATCCGGGCGCAGCAATGATGAGAAACTGAAAGGGATGTTGGAAGAGTTGGATGACGTGGGAACACGTGTTAAGGATGCGTGTGGGGTCGTGGATGACCTGGCAGGAGTTGCGGAAGTGAACAAGGAAGAGAAGGAGCGGTTAGACGAGGTCGTAAAAGAGCTGGAGAAGGCAACGGCGTCGTTTTCTGATGGGTTGGATAGGTTGAGTAACGGAGTGAACGTGATGTTTGATGGTGTTTTGCGCAACAGAAACCATATGACGGAGAATGTTAGAGTTAGCGGAGTGGGCAAAAAGCCATGA
- the LOC137736419 gene encoding BTB/POZ domain-containing protein At3g19850-like — MPHVSDFQIHINGQQTFFVSEEILSTYSARLKKIIKQERRGTKIKNSGIKIDDFPGGPDGFELVSRFCYNNGRITLTVSNVCLLHCSAIFLGMTENLAPRNLLQKTNTFLDGLFEWSLKDVLACLKSCHSFFDYADSSGLLDKLITALLTKIAQNSDVSNLIASSPSSSPETASGFRLSSNTPKSIRPSSSSRAWWFDDVAVLPPNIIAKLLQILGAYGPKNNSLILTRFLLHYLKISAQRKPGNSKCELGRLADTAVHGVILAGKKVFSCRALFWVLWIVSGFGISKEYKVGLERLIGGMIDEATLDDLLVSGHDRGVYDVNLVIRMLRVFVNGEGVSVQRLKKAGKLVDKYLGEISPDQNLKISKFLGVAESLPDCARDCFDAAYRAIDVYLEAHPNLSLEQRARLCRCLNYEKLSLEACKELTKNPKIPARFAIQALISHNSKITPTQPKLVVYQIPHSLFHSCSDMAWYKTGGAEEEESTSLNLQRMQWRVVELEKLCRQMKGQVSRMVKHNVLTTIAPTHGRAFPRLC; from the exons atgCCACACGTCTCCGATTTTCAAATCCACATTAATGGTCAGCAAACATTCTTCGTCAGCGAG GAGATTTTATCAACATATTCGGCAAGGTTGAAGAAGATCATCAAGCAAGAAAGGAGAGGAACCAAGATCAAGAATTCCGGTATCAAAATCGATGACTTTCCCGGAGGCCCCGACGGGTTTGAGTTGGTTTCTCGATTCTGTTACAACAATGGGAGAATCACACTCACAGTTTCAAACGTGTGCCTCCTCCACTGCTCTGCAATCTTCCTCGGCATGACCGAGAACCTTGCACCCCGCAATTTGTTGCAGAAAACAAATACTTTTCTCGATGGACTTTTCGAGTGGTCGTTGAAAGACGTACTAGCCTGCCTGAAGAGCTGCCACTCGTTCTTCGACTACGCAGATTCGTCCGGTCTTTTAGACAAACTCATTACTGCACTGCTAACAAAGATCGCTCAGAATTCTGACGTAAGCAACCTCATTGCCTCGTCGCCTTCGTCTTCTCCGGAAACTGCATCTGGGTTCAGACTCTCTTCCAACACCCCAAAATCGATCAGGCCGAGCTCGTCCAGCAGAGCGTGGTGGTTCGACGACGTGGCGGTTCTGCCACCAAATATCATTGCAAAACTCCTCCAGATTTTAGGTGCTTACGGACCCAAAAACAACAGCCTGATCCTCACCAGATTCCTCCTCCACTACTTGAAAATCTCAGCCCAGAGAAAACCCGGGAACTCGAAATGCGAGCTCGGGAGGCTCGCAGACACGGCGGTTCACGGCGTGATCTTGGCGGGCAAAAAGGTGTTTTCATGCAGAGCTCTGTTCTGGGTTCTGTGGATTGTGTCTGGATTTGGAATTAGCAAAGAGTACAAAGTTGGGTTGGAGAGGTTGATTGGTGGGATGATCGATGAAGCCACGCTGGATGATTTGCTGGTGTCGGGGCACGACAGGGGAGTTTATGATGTTAATCTCGTGATTAGGATGTTAAGAGTGTTTGTTAATGGCGAAGGAGTTTCAGTGCAGAGGTTGAAGAAAGCTGGGAAATTGGTTGATAAGTACTTGGGTGAAATATCACCTGACCAGAATCTCAAGATTTCTAAGTTTCTGGGAGTTGCAGAGAGCTTGCCGGATTGTGCTAGGGACTGCTTTGATGCGGCCTACAGAGCCATTGATGTCTATCTTGAG GCTCATCCAAATCTTTCGCTCGAACAGCGGGCGAGATTATGCAGATGCCTAAATTACGAGAAGCTGAGCTTAGAAGCATGTAAAGAGCTTACCAAGAATCCTAAAATCCCAGCAAGGTTTGCCATTCAAGCACTTATTTCTCATAACTCCAAAATAACACCAACACAGCCAAAACTGGTTGTATATCAGATTCCACATTCTCTTTTCCATTCATGTTCCGATATGGCTTGGTACAAGACCGGCGGTGCGGAAGAAGAGGAATCGACGTCGTTAAACTTGCAGAGGATGCAATGGAGGGTGGTGGAGTTGGAGAAACTGTGCAGGCAAATGAAGGGGCAAGTGTCAAGGATGGTAAAACATAATGTCTTGACGACTATCGCTCCAACTCACGGTAGAGCTTTTCCCAGACTTTGTTGA
- the LOC137737825 gene encoding transcription initiation factor TFIID subunit 15-like, whose product MATYTGKGAPSNGSVYVCNLPEGTDENMLAEHFGTIGLLKKDKRTGRPKIWLYRDKLTDEPKGDATVTYEDPHAASAAVEWFNDKEFHGNTIGVFIAESKSKDDQTHNSAVDPSFGGDLDGSEEATQDTNGGGGGGRGRGDATGKAWQQEGDWTCPNTSCANVNFAFRGVCNRCGSARPTGASGGAGGGGRGRGRGVDAGGRGGPVGAPTGGLFGPNDWPCPMCANINWAKRTKCNICNTNKPGHNEGGVRGGRGGGYKELDEEELEEIKRRRREAEEDDGEMYDEFGNLKKKFRAKTQPAETGRALPGAGRAGWEVEEIGGRERNRERGREHDDRPSSKNRDRDDGYRHRSRSRERERDRGRDRPRDYDYDREKEYGRDRDRDRDRHRHRY is encoded by the exons ATGGCAACCTATACAGGAAAAGGAGCCCCCTCAAATGGGTCAGTTTATGTTTGCAATCTGCCTGAGGGGACTGATGAAAATATGTTGGCTGAACATTTTGGCACCATTGGGTTGTTAAAG AAAGACAAGCGAACGGGTCGACCGAAAATTTGGCTGTACCGAGACAAATTGACCGACGAACCTAAGGGAGATGCTACTGTAACGTATGAAGATCCACATGCTGCATCAGCCGCCGTTGAATGGTTTAACGACAAGGAATTCCATGGTAATACCATTGGGGTTTTTATAGCCGAGTCCAAAAGCAAAGATGATCAGACTCATAACTCTGCTGTTGATCCAAGTTTTGGCGGTGATCTTGATGGATCGGAGGAAGCTACTCAGGATACGAATGGGGGTGGTGGCGGTGGTCGAGGTCGAGGTGATGCTACTGGGAAAGCATGGCAACAAGAAGGAGACTGGACGTGTCCAAATACAAG CTGTGCCAATGTGAATTTTGCATTTCGTGGTGTGTGCAATCGCTGTGGAAGTGCTCGACCAACCGGAGCTTCTGGTGGCGCAGGGGGTGGTGGTCGTGGCAGGGGTCGTGGCGTTGATGCTGGGGGCCGTGGTGGTCCTGTTGGTGCTCCTACAGGTGGACTCTTTGGTCCAAATGACTGGCCGTGTCCAAT GTGTGCCAACATCAATTGGGCAAAGCGTACAAAATGCAATATATGCAACACTAATAAACCGGGTCACAATGAAGGGGGTGTAAG GGGGGGACGTGGTGGTGGTTACAAGGAACTTGATGAAGAAGAATTAGAGGAAATCAAGCGACGTAGGCGGGAGGCAGAAGAA GATGATGGAGAGATGTATGATGAGTTTGGCAACCTCAAGAAAAAATTTCGCGCTAAAACACAGCCAGCTGAAACTGGACGAGCTCTTCCAGGTGCCGGACGTGCTGGATGGGAAGTGGAGGAAATAG GTGgcagagagagaaatagagagaggGGAAGGGAACACGATGATAGACCGAGCAGCAAGAACAGAGACAGAGATGATGGTTATAGGCATCGTAGTCGAAGtagagaaagggaaagggatagggGGAGAGATAGGCCTCGAGACTATGATTATGATCGAGAAAAAGAATACGGGAGGGACAGGGATCGAGACCGGGACCGGCACAGGCACCGTTATTGA
- the LOC137736979 gene encoding pre-mRNA-processing protein 40C-like translates to MASPASLPQEVKPSVSVSPAGGASTQTAASPASSVGPTTSNSQCGSVNDSVQEPLQTKFGNAPSFAVPAPSFSYNVPPNANISFGTPQQSSPSSAIKSNPPASPMVQAPVHGLSSSASPFSYNIPKSGYSFPNSQQFQSGTNITPATAQETGNASLSSTSLHSGSLPAPTSSSTVNISSAPNAGPKASWIPTAPSFNMTPGMPGTPRTPGLPGIAHSVQISFNPTALSAPIDSSSVALRPNMQAVPVASSAVQPHVGAPYPSLSAMGAPWLPSPQIGGLPRPTFLPYPAAFPGPFPLPAHVMPLSSVPLPDSQPPGVTPVGNTVANSLSSVGSGHQLAGSSGMQKELPHPGVGTDSRAVVNEQLDAWTAHKTETGVVYYYNALTGESTYDKPPGFREEPGKVTMQPTPVSTVNLTGTDWVLVTTSDGKKFYHNSKTKVSSWQIPNEVIELRNKQDSDVPKVHTISVPNNNLMIEKGSAPVSLSAPAINTGGREAMPFKPLAVQGTSSALDLIKRKLQDPVTSSPISAPSESNGARGVESTPKGQQSENSKDKLKDTNGDGNLSDSSSDSEDADSGPTKEECIIQFKEMLKERGVAPFSKWEKELPKIVFDPRFKAIPSHEARRSLFEHYVKTRAEEERKEKRAAQKAAIEGFKQLLDEASEDIDHNTDYQGFRKKWGNDPRFEALDRKDREHLLNERVLPLKRATEEKAQAERAAAAAGFKSMLKEKGDITVSSRWSRVKDSLRNDPRYKNVRHEDREVLFNEHISGLKAVEEEAEREAKAKRDEQDKLRERERELRKRKEREEQETERVRLKVRRKEAVATFQALLVETIKDPQTSWTGSKPKLEKDPQRRAANPDLDPSDMEKLFWEHVKMLNERCAHEFRTLLAEVLTAKAASQETEDGKTVLNSWSTAKRILKMDPRYDKMPRKEREVLWRRYSEEMLRKQKSAVGRKEDRKTDAKSRSSIDAGRNPYGSRGTHERR, encoded by the exons ATGGCATCGCCAGCTTCGTTGCCGCAGGAAGTGAAGCCATCTGTATCTGTTTCACCTGCTGGTGGTGCTTCAACACAAACTGCTGCTTCACCTGCTTCAAGTGTAGGCCCAACCACGTCTAATAGCCAATGTGGTTCTGTGAATGATTCAGTACAAGAACCTTTGCAGACTAAATTTGGCAATGCACCCAGCTTTGCTGTTCCAGCACCTTCGTTCTCTTACAATGTGCCTCCTAATGCAAACATTAGTTTTGGGACGCCTCAGCAGTCATCTCCTAGTTCT GCAATTAAATCAAATCCGCCAGCATCTCCAATGGTTCAGGCCCCAGTCCATGGCTTGTCGTCTTCTGCCAGTCCTTTTTCATACAACATTCCAAAATCTGGTTATTCTTTCCCTAATAGCCAGCAGTTTCAGTCTGGCACG AATATCACACCTGCTACTGCACAAGAAACTGGTAATGCCTCATTGTCCTCAACTAGTTTGCATTCTGGTTCCTTGCCTGCTCCTACTTCAAGTTCCACAGTGAATATATCATCAGCTCCTAATGCGGGACCAAAAGCTTCATGGATTCCCACTGCCCCATCTTTCAACATGACTCCTGGAATGCCTGGAACTCCCAGGACACCTGGCCTCCCTGGAATAGCTCACTCAGTGCAAATATCTTTTAATCCGACTGCACTGTCTGCACCTATTGATTCTTCTTCGGTAGCCCTTAGACCTAACATGCAAGCAGTACCTGTTGCGTCATCAGCAGTTCAGCCACATGTAGGTGCTCCGTACCCATCTTTATCTGCTATGGGTGCTCCCTGGCTTCCGTCCCCACAGATAGGAGGCTTACCTAGGCCAACGTTTTTGCCATATCCTGCTGCCTTTCCTGGTCCCTTTCCTTTGCCTGCACATGTTATGCCTCTCTCTTCTGTTCCTTTACCTGATTCTCAGCCTCCTGGTGTCACTCCTGTGGGAAATACTGTAGCAAATTCTTTGTCTTCCGTTGGTTCTGGTCATCAATTGGCAGGGTCTTCAGGGATGCAGAAAGAATTACCTCATCCTGGCGTTG GTACCGATAGTAGAGCTGTTGTCAATGAACAATTGGATGCCTGGACTGCCCACAAGACAGAGACAGGTGTTGTATACTATTATAATGCTTTGACCGGTGAATCAACTTATGATAAGCCTCCTGGATTTAGGGAGGAG CCTGGTAAGGTTACTATGCAGCCAACTCCAGTTTCAAC GGTGAATTTAACTGGAACTGATTGGGTATTGGTCACAACCAGTGATGGAAAAAAGTTTTACCATAACAGCAAAACCAAG GTAAGTAGCTGGCAGATCCCAAATGAAGTGATTGAATTGAGAAATAAGCAGGATAGTGACGTGCCAAAAGTACATACAATATCAGTgccaaataataatttaatgatTGAAAAGGGATCTGCTCCAGTTAGTTTGAGTGCTCCAGCCATTAACACGGGTGGCCGGGAAGCCATGCCTTTTAAACCCTTAGCTGTGCAGGGAACATCTTCTGCACTTGATCTGATTAAAAGGAAGTTGCAGGATCCTGTTACATCTTCACCAATTTCAGCACCATCAGAATCAAATGGTGCAAGAGGAGTTGAGAGTACACCTAAGGGCCAGCAAAGCGAGAATAGCAAAGATAAGCTGAAAGACACTAATGGAGATGGAAACTTGTCTGATTCCTCATCAGATTCAGAGGATGCAGACAGTGGGCCAACAAAGGAGGAGTGTATTATTCAATTCAAG GAGATGCTCAAAGAACGGGGAGTGGCACCATTCTCGAAGTGGGAGAAGGAACTGCCAAAGATAGTGTTTGATCCACGCTTTAAG GCCATCCCAAGTCATGAAGCTCGCAGGTCCTTGTTTGAGCACTATGTTAAAACACGTGCAGAGGAggagagaaaggaaaaaagagcaGCTCAGAAGGCTGCAATAGAGGGATTTAAGCAGTTATTGGATGAAGCATCGGAG gATATTGACCATAACACTGATTACCAAGGTTTCAGAAAGAAATGGGGCAATGATCCACGCTTTGAGGCTTTAGATCGCAAAGATCGGGAGCATTTGTTGAATGAAAG GGTCCTTCCATTGAAGAGGGCTACTGAAGAAAAGGCTCAAGCAGAGCGTGCTGCTGCTGCAGCTGGTTTTAAGTCCATGCTTAAAGAGAAAGGAGATATTACTGTTAGTTCTCGTTGGTCCAGG GTGAAAGATAGTCTGCGGAATGATCCGAGGTACAAAAATGTTAGGCATGAGGATAGGGAAGTTTTATTCAATGAGCATATATCGGGACTAAAAGCTGTGGAAGAGGAAGCAGAACGAGAGGCAAAAGCTAAACGTGACGAGCAG GACAAACTTAGGGAAAGGGAACGAGAACTGCGGAAGCGGAAGGAAAGAGAAGAGCAAGAAACAGAGAGGGTGCGACTGAAAGTTCGCAGGAAGGAGGCAGTTGCTACTTTTCAAGCTCTACTTGTGGAAACAATTAAAGATCCTCAG ACATCTTGGACAGGCTCTAAGCCTAAACTGGAGAAGGATCCGCAAAGGCGTGCAGCCAACCCTGATTTAGATCCATCTGACATGGAAAAGCTCTTCTGGGAACATGTAAAGATGCTAAACGAG CGATGTGCACATGAGTTCAGAACTCTGTTGGCCGAAGTCTTGACTGCAAAAGCAGCGTCCCAAGAGACAGAAGATGGAAAAACAGTTCTTAATTCGTGGTCAACAGCTAAACGTATTCTAAAGATGGATCCCAGATACGACAAGATGCCAAGAAAAGAGAGGGAAGTTTTGTGGAGACGATATTCTGAGGAGATGCTGCGGAAGCAAAAGTCAGCAGTTGGTCGTAAGGAAGATAGGAAAACAGATGCTAAAAGTAGAAGTTCTATTGATGCTGGGAGGAATCCCTACGGATCTAGGGGTACTCACGAGCGGCGatga
- the LOC137737319 gene encoding synaptotagmin-3-like translates to MILQAVSASFDFSQPPPRPPHCPCGNFAHLSKTHFFSLPWSKRRRKQLLIANFPRKSVRRKWGFSCCAVSPDAPGSSMNIELTNSARRGAKNLVIKRFSSELEAGEFSEESPVQMGNNFTSFQEDPFVDKLRTQLGVIHPLPSPRINRNIAGLFVFFFFVGVAFDKLWTSSKKSKLGSDNGRREAWPQVPTSFSLFLEKDLQRKESVEWVNMVLGKLWKVYRAGLENWLIGLLQPVIDDLKKPDYVERVEIKQFSLGDEPLSVRNVERRTSRRVNDLQYQIGLRYTGGARMLLMLSLKFSIIPIYVPVGVRDFDIDGELWVKLRLIPTSPWVGAVQWAFVSLPKIKFELSPFRLFNLMAIPVLSMFLTKLLTEDLPRLFVRPKKIVLDFQKGKAVGPVGIDFKSGDIQEGNKDFVGELSVTLVDARKLSYVFYGKTDPYVTLSLGDQIIRSKKNSQTTVIGPPGEPIWNQDFDILVANPKKQKLYIEVKDSLGFTDLTIGTGEVDLGSLQDTVPTDRIVVLQGGWGLFKNKSAGEILLRLTYKAYVEDEEDDKTQVASMDTDASDSDDELSDSVKDKLEPGNEAEKESFMDVLAALIVSEEFQGIVASETGNAKLGDDISIAGSKISKLRRGLDTESVPSNSNNNSEGSQGVSVETTLLWLSLVAGMSVLIAVNIGGSNIFNP, encoded by the exons ATGATTTTGCAAGCAGTATCTGCTAGCTTCGATTTCTCGCAGCCACCGCCTCGTCCTCCTCACTGCCCATGTGGAAATTTCGCCCACCTAAGTAAAACCCACTTCTTCTCCCTCCCTTGGtctaaaagaagaagaaagcagcTGCTTATCGCCAATTTTCCTCGAAAAAGCGTGAGAAGGAAATGGGGTTTTAGTTGCTGTGCGGTTTCGCCCGATGCTCCGGGGTCATCCATGAACATAGAGCTTACGAATTCAGCGAGACGGGGTGCAAAAAACTTGGTGATAAAGCGTTTCTCCAGTGAATTGGAAGCCGGTGAATTTTCCGAAGAGTCGCCGGTTCAAATGGGGAACAATTTCACCAGCTTTCAGGAGGACCCTTTTGTGGATAAGCTCAGAACTCAGCTGGGAGTGATACATCCCCTTCCATCGCCTCGAATAAACCGAAACATTGCTGGGTTGTTTgtgttcttcttctttgtggGCGTTGCGTTTGATAAATTGTGGACTTCAAGCAAGAAGAGCAAGCTGGGGAGTGACAATGGCCGCCGCGAGGCATGGCCGCAAGTGCCCACGAGCTTTTCGCTGTTTCTGGAGAAGGATTTGCAGAGGAAGGAGTCGGTGGAGTGGGTGAACATGGTGTTGGGGAAGCTGTGGAAGGTTTATCGAGCCGGCCTTGAGAATTGGCTCATTGGGTTGCTACAGCCGGTCATTGATGATTTGAAGAAGCCTGACTATGTTGAGAGAGTTGAAATCAAGCAGTTTTCTTTGGGGGACGAGCCATTGTCTGTTAGGAATGTCGAGCGGAGGACGTCCCGCCGCGTTAATGATCTGCA GTACCAAATAGGTCTACGTTATACAGGTGGTGCTCGTATGCTGTTAATGCTCTCACTAAAATTTAGCATTATTCCCATTTACGTGCCAGTTGGTGTTCGAGATTTTGATATTGATGGGGAACTTTGGGTCAAGTTACGGCTAATACCTACATCGCCTTGGGTGGGAGCCGTTCAATGGGCTTTTGTTTCACTTCCCAAGATCAAATTTGAGTTGTCGCCGTTCCGCCTGTTCAATTTGATGG CAATTCCTGTTCTCTCAAT gtttttgaCCAAACTTCTCACCGAGGATTTACCTAGATTATTTGTACGCCCAAAAAAGATTGTCTTGGATTTCCAGAAAGGAAAAGCAGTTGGCCCTGTCGGAATTGATTTCAAGTCAGGGGACATACAAGAAGGAAACAAGGATTTTGTTGGAGAATTATCAGTGACCCTTGTAGATGCTCGGAAGCTTTCCTATGTTTTCTATG GCAAAACAGATCCCTATGTTACACTAAGCCTGGGAGACCAAATTATACGCAGTAAAAAAAACAGTCAAACTACTGTTATTGGACCTCCTGGTGAGCCGATCTGGAATCAG GATTTTGATATACTTGTGGCGAaccctaaaaaacaaaaattatacatCGAAGTCAAGGATTCTCTTGGATTCACAGACTTAACTATTGGTACAGGAGAG GTTGATCTGGGATCTCTCCAAGACACTGTACCAACGGACAGGATTGTGGTACTACAAGGAGGTTGGGGTCTGTTTAAAAATAAGTCTGCTGGTGAAATACTACTTCGATTGACATATAAGGCATATGTTGAGGATGAAGAGGATGACAAAACTCAGGTGGCTTCTATGGATACTGATGCTTCAGATTCAGATGATGAGTTGTCTGATTCTGTGAAGGATAAACTTGAGCCTGGAAATGAGGCAGAGAAAGAGTCCTTCATGGACGTTCTAGCAGCTTTAATTGTGAGTGAAGAATTTCAAGGGATAGTGGCATCCGAAACAGGAAACGCCAAACTTGGGGATGATATCTCAATTGCAGggtcaaaaatttcaaaattgcgGCGTGGACTTGATACTGAATCTGTGCCTTCAAATTCCAATAATAATTCGGAAGGCTCTCAAG GAGTATCCGTGGAAACCACCTTACTTTGGCTTTCCTTAGTTGCTGGCATGTCAGTGCTAATTGCAGTCAACATTGGTGGCTcaaacattttcaatccttGA
- the LOC137737504 gene encoding delta(24)-sterol reductase-like — MSDLGTPLRPKRKTALVDFLVQFRWIVVIFVVLPISFTLYFLTYLGDVRSEMKSYKRRQKEHDENVQKVVKRLKDRNPSKDGLVCTARKPWIAVGMRNVDYKRARHFEVDLSAFRNVLEIDQERMIAKVEPLVNMGQITRVTVPLNLALAVVAEFDDLTVGGLINGYGIEGSSHIYGLFSDTVVAYEIVLADGRVVRATRDNEYSDLFYAIPWSQGTLGLLVSAEIKLITIKEYMRLTYKPVVGNLKEIAQAYSDSFAPRDGDQDNPEKVPDFVETMIYTPTEAVCMTGRYASKEEAKKKGNVINEVGWWFKPWFYQHAEKALKKGEFVEYIPTRDYYHRHTRSIYWEGKLILPFADQWWFRFLLGWMMPPKISLLKATQGEAIRNYYHDNHVIQDMLVPLFKVGDALEWVHHEMEVYPIWLCPHRMYKNPIKTMIYTEPGFEQHRRQGDTHYSQMYTDVGVYYAPGPVLRGEVFDGSEAVRRMENWLIENHGFQPQYAVSELNEKNFWRMFDAGHYENCRRKYGAVGTFMSVYYKSKKGRKTEKEVQEAEQAILETPIAEVDEPVDY, encoded by the exons ATGTCGGATCTTGGAACCCCACTGCGTCCAAAGAGGAAGACGGCCTTGGTGGACTTTCTTGTTCAATTCCGATGGATTGTTGTTATCTTTGTTGTTCTCCCCATCTCCTTCACTTTGTACTTTCTCACGTACCTTGGGGATGTAAGATCTGAGATGAAATCCTACAAGAGGCGTCAAAAGGAACATGATGAAAACGTTCAGAAGGTTGTAAAACGACTCAAAGACAGGAACCCATCAAAGGATGGGCTTGTTTGCACAGCACGAAAACCGTGGATAGCTGTTGGAATGAGGAATGTTGACTACAAGAGGGCTCGTCACTTTGAGGTTGATTTGTCTGCATTCAGAAATGTCCTTGAAATTGATCAAGAGAGAATGATTGCGAAAGTTGAGCCCTTAGTCAACATGGGGCAGATAACCAGGGTAACGGTTCCATTGAATCTTGCCCTCGCCGTGGTTGCTGAGTTTGATGATCTTACTGTTGGTGGTCTCATTAATGGCTATGGAATTGAAGGAAGCTCTCACATCTATGGACTGTTCTCTGATACTGTTGTGGCCTATGAGATTGTTCTTGCAGATGGCCGAGTTGTCAGAGCCACCAGGGATAATGAGTACTCTGATCTTTTCTATGCTATTCCATGGTCTCAGGGAACATTGGGGCTTCTTGTATCTGCTGAGATCAAGCTCATAACTATCAAGGAATACATGAGGCTGACATACAAACCCGTGGTAGGAAATCTGAAAGAGATTGCACAGGCATACAGCGATTCTTTTGCCCCGAGAGATGGAGATCAGGACAACCCCGAAAAGGTTCCAGACTTTGTTGAAACCATGATTTATACTCCAACAGAAGCTGTGTGCATGACGGGGAGATATGCTTCAAAAGAAGAAGCGAAGAAGAAGGGCAATGTTATTAACGAAGTTGGGTGGTGGTTTAAACCCTGGTTCTACCAGCATGCTGAGAAAGCACTAAAGAAAGGGGAGTTTGTAGAATACATCCCGACAAGGGACTATTACCACAGGCACACCCGGAGTATTTATTGGGAGGGAAAGCTTATCCTTCCATTTGCTGATCAGTGGTGGTTCAGATTTTTGTTGGGCTGGATGATGCCACCCAAGATTTCCCTGCTCAAGGCTACTCAAGGTGAAGCCATTAGAAACTATTACCACGACAATCACGTCATTCAAGACATGCTCGTTCCTCTTTTCAAGGTCGGGGATGCTTTGGAATGGGTTCACCATGAGATGGAG GTTTACCCAATCTGGCTCTGCCCTCACAGAATGTACAAGAATCCCATCAAGACAATGATATACACCGAACCAGGCTTTGAGCAACACCGTAGACAGGGAGACACGCATTACTCTCAGATGTACACAGATGTTGGTGTCTATTATGCACCGGGCCCGGTATTGAGGGGTGAGGTTTTTGATGGTTCAGAAGCAGTTCGCCGGATGGAGAATTGGCTGATTGAGAACCACGGGTTCCAGCCTCAGTATGCTGTGTCTGAGCTGAACGAGAAGAACTTCTGGAGGATGTTTGATGCGGGGCATTACGAGAACTGCAGGAGGAAGTATGGTGCTGTGGGAACTTTCATGAGTGTGTACTACAAGTCCAAGAAGGgaaggaagaccgagaaagaGGTGCAGGAAGCGGAGCAAGCCATCCTCGAGACTCCTATTGCCGAGGTTGATGAGCCAGTGGACTACTGA